One segment of Panicum virgatum strain AP13 chromosome 3K, P.virgatum_v5, whole genome shotgun sequence DNA contains the following:
- the LOC120696758 gene encoding protein GL2-INTERACTING REPRESSOR 1-like translates to MSRGSGSGVRSGRLELQLNLSPPAAVGMEVGQDDSDSSSPSSCVSSDGRSSSGGSPGSKSPMVIGACTRCLMYCMVAKKDYPTCINCKQPCLVDLLHGEAGGTDADDKKRGKRK, encoded by the coding sequence ATGAGCCggggcagcggcagcggggTGAGGAGCGGGAGGCTGGAGCTGCAGCTGAACctgtccccgccggcggccgtgggGATGGAGGTCGGGCAGGACGACAGCGACTCGTCGTCGCCGAGCTCGTGCGTGTCGTCGGacgggcggagctcgagcggcgGCAGCCCCGGGAGCAAGTCCCCGATGGTGATCGGCGCCTGCACGCGCTGCCTCATGTACTGCATGGTGGCCAAGAAGGACTACCCGACCTGCATCAACTGCAAGCAGCCGTGCCTCGtggacctcctccacggcgaggccggcggcacCGACGCCGACGACAAGAAGCGCGGCAAGCGCAAGTGA